One stretch of Molothrus aeneus isolate 106 chromosome 2, BPBGC_Maene_1.0, whole genome shotgun sequence DNA includes these proteins:
- the TTF2 gene encoding transcription termination factor 2 — protein MEVVLCSEHGSLCFLKTGVRDGPNKGKSFYVCGTQDSAACGFVLPAPVPASHCLIHEGCVVELQVLVQQPDRDEYQLFYRCLKSKLNGKKWCGSFPWQDPKATKVSNPLESQSRTESFFNPTSQRNPFKVLDENHAPSSWKQMKQRNGEEIKAKGDKAENESVLVSHKEKKLTSDSSIETVPLEELKNKKKSSTGSKSDPELQETTVSESKLCLSETRKGKNTLSEEEKYGGSARESKKPSDCVDKEPGTRSNLLPLSLGKQSTSTKPPGEEQLGEKSLKSCRDKHTRKKDCNGQNNGEMTPMSKEDVPSPAGAQLASECAALRGRAEAELPNTQLGPGLPQSPGEASASDSDKEQFVCSSSGESKPEKSVEIPSGKSGKSVQGTPLPGAAASYHMEGSQDPKVLHNRLLLQLKQKKSTLATVNVQMLPDKGERLLKQVQDLEAALSGFNISTADTSEKGQDSTSSSCCEESLSNPVGRPGGTKSIALLLLQDPTANASAGSQSHLSAAATLGSSGQSFGMSVGVQNLYEERMTEHRIRAVHSATFEAINHLHKSLESCPTEETAAEDPSGLKVPLLQHQKQALSWLLWRESQRPCGGILADDMGLGKTLTMIALILAQKQLKTEKRKETLEIWLSKNDFTIIPSHGTLVICPASLIHHWKKEIERRVVFGKLRVCLYHGANRDKHAEVLSGYDVVVTTYSLLSKEIPTTKEEGEVPAQDHDVESGSSPCSPLLRVAWARIILDEAHNIKNPRVQTSIAVCKLRASARWAVTGTPIQNNLLDMYSLLRFLRCSPFDEYKVWKYQVDNNTRKGGERLSLLTRSLLLQRTKDQLDSAGKPLVSLPQRRTQLHQLKLTAEEQSVYNVLFARSRSTLQSYLKRQEQKNEDREYDGDNPFEKVAQEFGVSQKEFLAGSQSASQVSSTVHVLSMLLRLRQCCCHLSLLKVALDQVNLKSEGLALSIEEQLGALTLSELQTPDSKSTVYLNGTAFETDIFDITRESTKIAQLLAELKTIQSHPEPHKSVVVSQWTSMLKVVAVHLQRLGLKYATVDGSVNPKQRMDVVEEFNNNPKGPQVMLVSLLAGGIGLNLTGGNHLFLLDMHWNPALEDQACDRIYRVGQKKDVVIHRFVCEGTVEEKILQLQKRKKGLAQQVLSGKGESFTKLTLADLKILFGI, from the exons ATGGAGGTCGTGCTGTGCTCCGAGCACG GGTCCCTCTGCTTCCTGAAAACGGGCGTCCGCGATGGCCCCAACAAAGGGAAGAGCTTCTACGTGTGCGGGACGCAAGACTCCGCTGCCTGCGGCTTCGTCCTCCCAGCGCC GGTTCCTGCTTCTCACTGCTTGATCCATGAGGGGTGCGTGGTGGAGCTGCAAGTCCTGGTTCAGCAACCGGACAGAGATGAATACCA GTTGTTTTACCGATGCCTCAAGAGTAAGTTGAATGGGAAGAAATGGTGTGGAAGCTTCCCATGGCAG GATCCAAAAGCTACCAAAGTGTCAAACCCCTTGGAATCCCAGTCCAGAACAGAATCTTTCTTCAATCCCACTAGTCAAAGAAATCCATTCAAAGTGCTAGATGAGAATCATGCACCATcatcctggaaacaaatgaagcaaagaaatggagaggaaattaaagcaaaagGAGATAAAGCAGAGAATGAGAGTGTGCTGGTATcacataaagaaaagaaattgacCTCTGATTCCTCCATAGAGACAGTACCTCTGGAAgagctcaaaaataaaaagaaatcatcCACAGGAAGTAAAAGTGACCCAGAACTTCAGGAGACTACAGTGTCTGAATCCAAACTTTGCCTTTCTGAGaccaggaaagggaaaaatacactttcagaggaagagaaatatggtggcagtgccagggaatCCAAGAAGCCTTCGGATTGTGTGGACAAGGAGCCAGGCACAAGATCAAACCTCTTACCACTAAGTCTTGGAAAGCAAAGTACAAGTACCAAGCctccaggagaggagcagcttggagaaaaaagcttaaaaagtTGTAGGGATAAACACACAAGAAAGAAAGATTGCAATGGTCAGAACAATGGTGAAATGACACCAATGTCTAAGGAAGAtgtcccttccccagcaggagcacagtTGGCATCAGAGTGTGCTGCCCTGAGGGgaagggcagaggcagagctgcccaacACACAACTCGGGCCAGGGCTGCCACAGTCTCCTGGTGAAGCCTCTGCCAGTGATAGTGATAAAGAACAATTTGTTTGTTCTTCATCAGGTGAAAGTAAACCTGAGAAATCAGTTGAGATTCCTTcaggaaaatcaggaaagaGTGTGCAGGGGACACCtttgccaggagcagcagcatcataTCACATGGAAGGATCCCAGGACCCTAAAGTGCTTCATAACCGTCTTCTACTCcagctgaaacagaaaaag aGTACATTGGCTACAGTGAATGTTCAGATGCTGCCAGATAAAGGGGAGCGCTTATTAAAGCAAGTGCAGGATTTGGAAGCTGCACTCAGTGGTTTTAACATTTCAACAGCAGATACTAGTGAAAAAG GGCAGGATagcacaagcagcagctgctgtgaagaGTCTTTATCTAACCCAGTTGGGAGGCCAGGTGGTACAAAGTCGATAGCACTTCTCCTGCTTCAGGATCCTACAGCAAATGCCTCTGCAGGCTCACAGAGTCACCTCTCAGCTGCTGCTACTTTGGGTTCCAGTGGCCAAAGTTTTGGAA TGAGTGTTGGTGTGCAGAATCTGTATGAAGAAAGAATGACAGAACACCGAATCAGGGCTGTACACAGTGCCACATTTGAGGCTATTAATCATCTTCACAAATCTCTAGAATCCTGTCCAACAGAGGAGACAGCAGCTGAAGATCCCTCTGGACTGAAG gtcccactgctgcagcaccagaAACAGGCGCTCTCATGGCTCCTCTGGAGAGAGAGTCAGAGGCCGTGTGGAGGAATTCTGG CGGATGACATGGGCTTAGGGAAGACTCTAACCATGATTGCTCTCATTCTGGCCCAGAAGCAGCtgaagacagagaaaagaaaggagacatTAGAAATATGGCTATCCAAAAATG acTTCACTATTatcccttcccatggcactTTAGTTATTTGTCCTGCATCCTTGATCCATCACTGGAAGAAAGAGATTGAGAGACGTGTGGTCTTTGGCAAACTGAGGGTCTGTCTGTACCACGGGGCAAATCGAGATAAGCATGCAGAGGT GCTTTCTGGATATGATGTTGTTGTCACAACCTACAGCCTTCTCTCCAAGGAGATTCCCACAACCAAAGAGGAGGGGGAAGTCCCTGCTCAGGACCATGATGTGGAG agtgGATCATCTCCCTGTTCCCCTTTGCTCAGGGTAGCTTGGGCTCGAATTATATTGGATGAAGCTCACAATATTAAAAACCCACGGGTTCAAACCTCTATAGCTGTGTGCAAATTGAGAGCCAGTGCCAGATGGGCTGTCACTGGGACGCCAATACAGAACAACTTGCTGGACATGTACTCTCTGCTGAG GTTTCTACGTTGCTCTCCTTTTGATGAATACAAAGTTTGGAAGTACCAGGTAGATAACAACAcaaggaagggaggggagaggcTAAGCCTCTTAACCAGGAGCCTCTTACTGCAGAGAACTAAGGACCAGTTGGATTCAGCTGGCAAGCCCCTG GTATCTCTGCCCCAGCGTAGGACGCAGTTGCATCAGTTAAAACTTACAGCAGAGGAGCAATCTGTGTACAATGTGCTCTTTGCAAGATCCAG GTCAACACTACAGTCATACCTAAAGAGAcaagagcagaaaaatgaagacaGAGAGTATGATGGTGATAATCCGTTTGAGAAAG TTGCACAAGAGTTTGGAGTCAGTCAAAAGGAATTTCTAGCAGGCTCACAAAGTGCCTCCCAGGTCTCAAGTACTGTCCATGTCTTGTCCATGCTCTTGAGGCTCcgtcagtgctgctgccatctcTCCTTACTGAAAGTG GCTCTGGATCAAGTTAACTTGAAAAGTGAAGGCCTTGCACTCTCCATTGAGGAACAGCTTGGTGCTTTGACACTGTCTGAGCTCCAGACTCCTGATTCCAAGTCAACAGTCTACCTCAATGGCACAGCTTTTGAAACAGATATCTTTGACATCACCAGGGAGAGCACCAAG ataGCTCAACTCTTGGCCGAATTGAAAACCATTCAGAGTCACCCAGAGCCTCATAAAAG CGTGGTTGTCTCTCAGTGGACAAGCATGCTCAAAGTTGTAGCTGTGCACCTGCAGCGCCTGGGGCTGAAGTATGCCACAGTGGATGGCTCTGTCAATCCCAAACAGAGGATGGATGTGGTGGAAGAGTTCAATAACAATCCCAAAGGGCCTCAG GTAATGTTGGTCTCATTGCTGGCTGGAGGCATTGGACTGAACTTGACTGGAGGAAACCATCTCTTTCTCCTTGACATGCACTG GAATCCTGCTCTGGAGGACCAGGCATGTGACCGCATTTACCGAGTGGGGCAGAAGAAGGATGTTGTGATACACAG atttgtcTGTGAAGGAACGGTAGAAGAAAAGATCCTACAActccagaagaggaagaaaggtcTTGCCCAGCAGGTTCTGTCAGGCAAAGGAGAAAGCTTCACTAAGCTCACTCTGGCTGACCTTAAAATTCTCTTTGGCATCTAA